One Primulina huaijiensis isolate GDHJ02 chromosome 5, ASM1229523v2, whole genome shotgun sequence DNA segment encodes these proteins:
- the LOC140977759 gene encoding uncharacterized protein: MKAIVAIKYWFSSTLEEREVTVPEIKDNEVLIKVWAVGVNKDDIIDVATSVNCFCPGLECSGIIEAVGRNVNCWKVGERVCAILEGGGYAEQVVVPADFLLPVPDDIDLDDAAGLPYASCCICNVLY, translated from the exons ATGAAGGCGATCGTAGCTATAAAATACTGGTTTTCAAGTACTTTAGAGGAGCGAGAAGTAACAGTTCCTGAAATTAAGGACAATGAAGTATTGATCAAGGTGTGGGCCGTTGGTGTCAATAAAGATGACATAATTGATGTGGCTACAAGTGTCAACTGTTTCTGCCCAGGCCTTGAATGCTCAGGAATAATTGAAGCTGTTGGAAGAAATGTCAATTGTTGGAAAGTTGGAGAAAGG GTTTGTGCCATTCTTGAGGGAGGAGGGTACGCCGAACAAGTGGTCGTCCCGGCGGACTTTCTTCTTCCAGTAcctgatgatattgatttagaTGATGCTGCAGGCTTACCTTATGCATCATGCTGCATATG TAATGTTCTCTATTAA
- the LOC140977317 gene encoding uncharacterized protein isoform X1: MSLLLHMLVLIDGFLGNSDNLLTDDYYGADFCVDHTSRRFVSVVLKKTGHLGVDFVLDYGASDLERNIECLNTGGKIAIVDLGGEKCVSINFIILGLMQSEIKVINLPSKDFQYKASVIAGLKADLWPAVLQKKVVPATDYPFLASEVGQALDRLKNNDSTRKIIVRMDFEKSSMDFEKSSGHLKMQ, encoded by the exons ATGTCTTTATTGTTGCATATGCTCGTTCTTATTGATGGTTTTTTAGGAAATAGCGACAACTTATTAACTGATGATTATTACGGTGCTGACTTTTGTGTTGATCACACATCGAGACGCTTTGTATCGGTGGTTCTGAAGAAAACTGGACATCTAG GTGTTGATTTTGTTCTTGATTACGGAGCTTCCGATCTTGAGAGAAACATTGAGTGCCTTAATACCGGGGGAAAGATTGCAATTGTGGATTTGGGTGGAGAGAAATGTGTCAGTATAAATTTCATTATACTAGGATTAATGCAATCTGAAATTAAAG TCATCAATCTACCATCTAAAGATTTTCAGTACAAAGCTTCTGTTATTGCTGGACTGAAAGCTGATTTGTGGCCTGCCGTTCTTCAGAAAAAAGTTGTTCCTGCAACCGATTATCCTTTTCTAGCGAGTGAAGTTGGACAAGCTTTGGACCGTTTAAAGAACAATGATAGTACTAGGAAGATTATTGTGCGTATGGATTTCGAGAAGTCCAGTATGGATTTCGAGAAGTCCAGTGGCCATCTTAAAATGCAATAA
- the LOC140977317 gene encoding uncharacterized protein isoform X2: protein MGLKVIAATGNSDNLLTDDYYGADFCVDHTSRRFVSVVLKKTGHLGVDFVLDYGASDLERNIECLNTGGKIAIVDLGGEKCVSINFIILGLMQSEIKVINLPSKDFQYKASVIAGLKADLWPAVLQKKVVPATDYPFLASEVGQALDRLKNNDSTRKIIVRMDFEKSSMDFEKSSGHLKMQ, encoded by the exons ATGGGCTTAAAAGTTATTGCCGCAACAG GAAATAGCGACAACTTATTAACTGATGATTATTACGGTGCTGACTTTTGTGTTGATCACACATCGAGACGCTTTGTATCGGTGGTTCTGAAGAAAACTGGACATCTAG GTGTTGATTTTGTTCTTGATTACGGAGCTTCCGATCTTGAGAGAAACATTGAGTGCCTTAATACCGGGGGAAAGATTGCAATTGTGGATTTGGGTGGAGAGAAATGTGTCAGTATAAATTTCATTATACTAGGATTAATGCAATCTGAAATTAAAG TCATCAATCTACCATCTAAAGATTTTCAGTACAAAGCTTCTGTTATTGCTGGACTGAAAGCTGATTTGTGGCCTGCCGTTCTTCAGAAAAAAGTTGTTCCTGCAACCGATTATCCTTTTCTAGCGAGTGAAGTTGGACAAGCTTTGGACCGTTTAAAGAACAATGATAGTACTAGGAAGATTATTGTGCGTATGGATTTCGAGAAGTCCAGTATGGATTTCGAGAAGTCCAGTGGCCATCTTAAAATGCAATAA